From a region of the Phragmites australis chromosome 21, lpPhrAust1.1, whole genome shotgun sequence genome:
- the LOC133903927 gene encoding endo-1,4-beta-xylanase 5-like, whose protein sequence is MGNLVILLLCISFLEGMAKSVPYDHTASIVCMSNPMKPLYSGGIIQNSEFNGGLMGWSVPWGANAAIKSSPSGNKFAEAFSNGARPSRTVIQKIHMQTNTHYALSAWLQVSNSGVDVKAVVKDPSGSFIPAGTVVAKAGCWTMLKGGMTAYSSGPAELYFEADAAVDFLVDSVSLQPFSFDEWNAQRSLSANRARKSAVRVVAQAANGKPLANATLNVKVSRAGFPFGNAMTKEILDNPAYEQWFTSRFTVATFENEMKWYSTERSQNQEDYSVPDAMLQLAQKHGIKVRGHNVFWDDKKSQTGWVKPLNSTQLLAAMQKRLNSVVTRYAGKVIAWDVVNENLHYNFFESMLGAEASPQIYQQAGQLDSAAMLFMNEFNTLEQPIDANAMPTKYAAKMNQIRSYAGNGRLKLAVGLEGHFSTPNIPYMRATLDTLAQLGIPIWLTEVDVTTGAMQASYLEEVLREGYGHPNVQGIVMWGAWHVYGCYVMCLTDSNFRNLPVGDVVDKLIAEWKTHPIAAMTDADGVVELDLVHGEYDITVTHPSLKAPVVHAMTIDASSSALQHAIDLKA, encoded by the exons ATGGGAAATTTGGTGATCTTGTTGCTCTGCATTTCCTTCCTTGAAG GAATGGCTAAATCAGTTCCCTACGACCATACAGCGAGCATTGTG TGCATGAGCAACCCAATGAAACCTCTCTACAGCGGCGGCATCATCCAGAACAGCGAATTCAACGGCGGCTTGATGGGCTGGTCGGTGCCCTGGGGCGCCAACGCCGCAATCAAATCCTCGCCGTCCGGCAACAAGTTCGCCGAAGCGTTCAGCAACGGCGCCCGGCCGTCGCGCACCGTCATCCAGAAGATCCATATGCAGACCAACACGCACTATGCCCTCTCAG CATGGTTGCAGGTGTCCAACAGCGGGGTGGACGTGAAGGCCGTTGTCAAGGATCCCAGCGGCTCCTTCATCCCCGCTGGCACCGTGGTCGCCAAGGCCGGCTGCTGGACCATGCTCAAGGGCGGCATGACTGCATACTCTTCGGGTCCAGCCGAGCTCTACTTCGAG GCCGATGCCGCCGTGGACTTCTTGGTGGACAGCGTCTCCCTGCAGCCCTTCTCCTTTGACGAATGGAACGCGCAGCGCAGCCTGTCCGCCAACAGGGCCCGCAAGAGCGCCGTCAGGGTTGTCGCCCAGGCTGCCAACGGGAAGCCACTGGCGAACGCCACCCTGAACGTCAAGGTCTCGAGAGCCGGCTTCCCGTTCGGCAACGCGATGACCAAGGAGATCCTCGACAACCCGGCATACGAGCAGTGGTTCACGTCGCGGTTCACCGTGGCCACCTTCGAGAACGAGATGAAGTGGTACAGCACCGAGAGGAGCCAGAACCAGGAGGACTACAGCGTCCCGGACGCCATGCTGCAGCTCGCGCAGAAGCACGGCATCAAGGTGCGCGGCCACAACGTGTTCTGGGACGACAAGAAGTCGCAGACGGGGTGGGTGAAGCCGTTGAACTCGACCCAACTGCTGGCGGCGATGCAGAAGCGGCTCAATTCCGTGGTGACGCGGTACGCCGGCAAGGTGATCGCGTGGGACGTGGTGAATGAGAACCTCCACTACAACTTCTTCGAGAGCATGCTGGGTGCGGAGGCGTCGCCGCAGATCTACCAGCAGGCGGGGCAGCTAGACAGCGCGGCAATGCTGTTCATGAACGAGTTCAACACGCTGGAGCAGCCCATCGATGCGAACGCGATGCCCACCAAGTACGCCGCCAAGATGAACCAGATACGCTCCTACGCCGGAAACGGCCGCCTCAAGCTCGCCGTCGGGCTCGAGGGCCATTTTTCAACGCCCAACATCCCCTACATGAGGGCGACGCTAGATACGCTCGCGCAGCTTGGGATCCCTATCTGGCTCACCGAGGTCGACGTCACCACAGGCGCTATGCAGGCGAGTTACCTGGAGGAGGTGCTGAGGGAAGGGTACGGACACCCGAACGTGCAGGGCATCGTGATGTGGGGGGCGTGGCATGTGTACGGCTGCTACGTGATGTGCCTGACGGACAGCAACTTCCGGAACCTTCCCGTCGGTGACGTCGTAGACAAGCTCATCGCCGAGTGGAAGACGCACCCCATAGCCGCCATGACCGACGCGGACGgcgtggtcgagctcgaccTCGTCCACGGCGAGTACGACATCACGGTGACCCACCCGTCGTTGAAGGCGCCCGTTGTGCACGCCATGACGATTGATGCATCGTCGTCGGCGCTGCAGCACGCTATAGATTTGAAGGCGTAG